GCGGTCGCGGTCTCGATGTCCCCGGTCCCCGACACCTCGAGAAGGACGTAGAACGGTCCCGGCGTCGCCGTCGGGCGCCGGTGCCCGTAGTCGGCGACGAGCGCGACCCCGGCCTCGGTCATCAATTCGGCGGCCTCGACGGTCAGTCCCGCCGCCGATGCGGCGCCGATCAGCCCGACGGCGTCCTCGACGCGCTCGATCGAGGCGACCGCGACGGTGGCGGCCGAGGGCGGCGCGACGAGCCGGAACAGGACCCGGGTGATCACCGCGAGGGTTCCCTCGCTGCCGGCCAGGAGAGCTGGAAGGTCGTATCCCACATTGTCTTTGACGAGGGATGTCCACCGGCGGAGGACCCGGCCGTCGGCCAGGACGGCCTCGATCCCCGCGATCTGCGACCTCGCGTTGCCCCGCCGGATCATCCGCGTCCCACCGGCATTGGTCGACACGACCCCGCCCGCGGTCGCGCTCTGGCGGGAGGCGAGGTCGATACCGAACGACAGGCCGTGCGCCGCGGCGCGGAGGTCGATGGATTCGACGGTCGCGCCGGCCTGGGCGCCGACACAACGACCGACGGTGTCCACCTCGTCGATGTCGGTCATCCGCACCGTCGACAGCACGATCCAGCGCTCGCCGACGGCGGCGGCCGGTGGCACCGAGCCGCCGACGAGTCCGGTGTTGCCGCCCTGCGCGCAGACCCGGATGCCCGACCGGTCGCATTCGGTGAGCACGCGCGAGACCTCGTCGGTGGTGCGGGGCCGGACCACCGCCTCCGCCGCTCCGCGATACCGCCCGGTCCAGTCCGTCAGGAACCCTGCCGTGGCGTCCGGGTCGGTGAGGACATGCGCGTCGCCGACGATCGCGCGACAAGCCGCGATAACGGCGGCAAGAGGGGAATCCGGCTCCTCAGGACCGTGGGAAGGCATCGAGGATCGGGGTGTCGCCGTCGTTGAACTCGATCACCTCGTGCACCGACGCCGGATGGTCGAGAACGGCCGCCGCGACCTGGGCGACGTTGTCCCGGCTGACCTGGTCACCCTCGACCCGGTCGCCGCCGAGCGTGATGCTGCCGGTGCCGTTCTCGTCGGTCAGCTTGCTGGGTCCGAGGATCGTCCAGTCGAGTTCCGTGGACTTCAGGTACGTGTCCGCAGCCGCCTTGGCCTCGGCGTAGGCGTGGAAAGAGTTGTCCTCGGGCACACCGTGATCGGGTCCGGCGCCGAAGTAGGACACCATCACGTACCTGCGGACTCCGGCCCGCACGGCGGCGTCCATGGACCGGATCGCGGCATCGCGGTCCACGGCGTACGTCCGCTTCGGATCGCCGCCGCCGGCCCCCGCGGTCCACACCACCGCGTCGTGGCCGGAGATCGCGGTGGCGATGCCGGTGGTGTCGAGGGTCTCGACGTCGGCGACCACGGGAACGGCCCCGGTGTCCGCGACGTCTTCGGCGTGTTCGGGATTGCGGATGATCGAGGTCACCTCGTCGCCGCGTTCCGACAGAATCCGCGCCAGCCGCAGCGCTATCTTGCCGTGTCCGCCGATGATCGCCACTCGAGTCACTGGATGCTCACTTTCGGTTGCTCACTTGTGCGGTCGCCACTCTCGTACCCAATCCAACGTACGCACATGCGCGCACCGGACACGGCCGAGACACGACTCCGCCCCGGCCCGACGTTCGATGCGAACGTCGAGCCGGGGCGGAGTTGAGTCGGACGAATCCGGTGGACCTCAGACGCGGGTACGACCGCGGCCGGTCACCAGCTTCACGAGGAACAGCAGGATGCACGCGCCCGCGACACAGGTGATGAAGCTGAGGATCAGCCCAAAGCCTTCAGGATTTGTGACCAGCGAGAGCAGCCAGCCACCGATGAGGCCGCCGATCACTCCGACCACGATGTTGAGGATGATGCCCTGCTGCGCATCTGTCTTCATGATCTTGCTGGCGATCCAGCCGGCCAGGCCGCCGATGATGATCCACGCGATGATGCCAATTCCCAGCATGTCTGCCTCCTATGGTCGTCGTGATCCGTTGTGCAAATCGTTAGAGATCGCGAAGACCTCTCGAATCGCTACGAATCGGAACGCACCCAGACCGACAGAGCGTCAAACAGTGTCCGCGGAAAATGTGTACACATCGAGACCGGACCGGTCACCGGACCGAGACCAAGCGGGGAAACGGGATCAGGGGCAGGTCACCTTGATCTCGTAGGACTTGGTCACGGGCTCGGTCGGATTGGCGGGATCGATCCCGGATGCGTCACCGGTGACCGTGTAGGTGTCCCCGTCCTTGGTGACCTCGCCGCTGCCGCCGCCGGCACCCTTCTGATAGGCCAGCACCACACCGTCGAGCGAGCCCAGCCCCACGGACTCCACCTCGGGCGAGTCACCCGACGTCAGGACGACGCCGATACCCGAGCCCCCACCCGATCCGATCCCGATGGTCACCTTGCCCGCGGCGTCGGTGCACCCGACCGTCTTGTCCGCCAGTTCCAGTTCCTGACCGTCGACGGTCACGGTGGCCTCCGCGTCGGT
The genomic region above belongs to Gordonia hongkongensis and contains:
- a CDS encoding FAD-binding oxidoreductase, encoding MPSHGPEEPDSPLAAVIAACRAIVGDAHVLTDPDATAGFLTDWTGRYRGAAEAVVRPRTTDEVSRVLTECDRSGIRVCAQGGNTGLVGGSVPPAAAVGERWIVLSTVRMTDIDEVDTVGRCVGAQAGATVESIDLRAAAHGLSFGIDLASRQSATAGGVVSTNAGGTRMIRRGNARSQIAGIEAVLADGRVLRRWTSLVKDNVGYDLPALLAGSEGTLAVITRVLFRLVAPPSAATVAVASIERVEDAVGLIGAASAAGLTVEAAELMTEAGVALVADYGHRRPTATPGPFYVLLEVSGTGDIETATAELLGDATGIIDAVLARAPARALWSGREGHTEAIARSSATPVVKLDISVPIRALPEAFAELSRVGVENEFSCRPILFGHVGDGNIHVNLLDVPPAQAGAVTDHVFGIVAANGGSISAEHGIGRAKSAWTHLGRDATDLATMRAIKDALDPRGTLNPGVIFP
- a CDS encoding SDR family oxidoreductase, which translates into the protein MTRVAIIGGHGKIALRLARILSERGDEVTSIIRNPEHAEDVADTGAVPVVADVETLDTTGIATAISGHDAVVWTAGAGGGDPKRTYAVDRDAAIRSMDAAVRAGVRRYVMVSYFGAGPDHGVPEDNSFHAYAEAKAAADTYLKSTELDWTILGPSKLTDENGTGSITLGGDRVEGDQVSRDNVAQVAAAVLDHPASVHEVIEFNDGDTPILDAFPRS
- a CDS encoding GlsB/YeaQ/YmgE family stress response membrane protein, translating into MLGIGIIAWIIIGGLAGWIASKIMKTDAQQGIILNIVVGVIGGLIGGWLLSLVTNPEGFGLILSFITCVAGACILLFLVKLVTGRGRTRV
- a CDS encoding lipoprotein LpqH, with translation MRKVHITSVLGAAALAVALTACGSDDSASGGTDAEATVTVDGQELELADKTVGCTDAAGKVTIGIGSGGGSGIGVVLTSGDSPEVESVGLGSLDGVVLAYQKGAGGGSGEVTKDGDTYTVTGDASGIDPANPTEPVTKSYEIKVTCP